The Pirellulales bacterium genome includes a region encoding these proteins:
- a CDS encoding glycosyltransferase, with product MVEPVDELSDAQSGRATARKQRRRSGHICQVVHGLTVGGAERLAATLGRFASARHRVSFVCLDELGELGGVLRHDGYRVEVLDRGAGVSLSCARRLSRYFRDESVDLAHAHQYTPFFYSLAARGPRRGPPVIFTEHGRWHPDYPRRKRMLFNRIFLSKRDRLVGVGEAVRQALIVNEGLPAQRVEVIYNGVDLSRFDFVEGRRQRARAALGLGPEQLAILQVARLDHLKDHGTALKTMRRVVNELPDARLLLVGDGPERGAIESMIGELNLAPQVRLLGTRHDIPELLAAADLFLLTSISEGIPLTLIEAQAAGRPVVSTAVGGVAEIVPPAHAMLAPAGDDAELARHVLELARHPAQRAQMAEQGRERARAMFSEEQMLASYERMYSELLT from the coding sequence GTGGTTGAGCCAGTCGACGAGTTGAGCGATGCGCAGAGCGGCCGCGCGACTGCGCGCAAGCAGCGGCGCCGGTCGGGGCATATTTGCCAGGTCGTGCATGGGCTGACGGTGGGGGGAGCGGAGCGCTTGGCCGCGACGTTGGGGCGATTCGCCAGCGCGCGACACCGCGTATCGTTCGTGTGTCTTGACGAGTTGGGAGAACTCGGCGGGGTGTTGCGACACGACGGGTACCGCGTGGAGGTGCTCGATCGCGGCGCGGGAGTCAGCTTGAGTTGCGCTCGGCGGCTGAGTCGATATTTCCGGGATGAGAGCGTCGATCTGGCGCACGCGCATCAGTACACCCCATTCTTCTACTCACTGGCGGCGCGTGGGCCGCGGCGCGGGCCGCCGGTGATCTTCACCGAACATGGTCGATGGCATCCCGACTATCCGCGGCGCAAGCGGATGTTGTTCAATCGCATTTTCCTGTCAAAGCGCGATCGCCTGGTGGGTGTGGGCGAGGCGGTGCGGCAGGCGCTGATCGTCAACGAAGGTTTGCCAGCGCAGCGCGTGGAGGTGATCTATAACGGTGTGGACTTGTCGCGTTTTGATTTTGTGGAAGGGAGACGGCAGCGAGCACGAGCCGCGTTGGGACTTGGCCCGGAACAATTGGCTATTTTGCAAGTCGCGAGATTAGATCACTTGAAGGATCATGGCACGGCGCTAAAGACGATGCGGCGCGTGGTGAACGAACTGCCGGACGCGCGATTGCTGTTGGTTGGCGATGGACCGGAGCGCGGCGCCATTGAGAGTATGATTGGCGAACTGAACCTAGCGCCTCAGGTGAGGCTGCTGGGCACTCGGCACGATATCCCCGAGTTGTTGGCCGCGGCCGATCTGTTCTTGTTGACCAGCATCAGCGAGGGGATCCCGCTGACGCTCATCGAAGCGCAAGCGGCGGGCAGGCCGGTGGTTTCGACGGCAGTAGGGGGGGTGGCCGAGATTGTGCCTCCTGCTCATGCAATGTTGGCGCCGGCTGGGGATGACGCGGAGTTGGCGCGGCACGTGCTGGAACTTGCTCGTCATCCAGCGCAGCGAGCGCAAATGGCGGAGCAGGGCCGTGAGCGCGCGCGGGCGATGTTCAGCGAAGAGCAGATGCTGGCCAGCTACGAACGAATGTATAGCGAGCTATTGACATGA
- a CDS encoding polysaccharide biosynthesis/export family protein gives MTLFAAMLLAALQSTGCAYYKFQSALESVPADALANMPRELAKTSLPDYRIEPPDVLIIEAIKVVPKAPYRIETLDVLQVQVLGALPEQPIAGSYQVQPDGNLDLGPPYGAVYVERLTIQEAVDAVQKHLDSILTESVVSISLVQSGARQQIEGEHNVGPDGKVQLGVYGAVFITGMTVAEAKLAIEEHLSQFLEKPQVSVDMYAYNSMVYYVVQQGAGQGDSIDRFPVTGNETVLDALSNINGLSNVSSKRIWVARPAPHGVGHEQMLPVDYCAIVSGAATTTNYQLMPGDRLFIAEDKLLRLNNAIAKLTAPGEQVFGFTLLGANTVRMFSFFGGGSNAFLGGGGFF, from the coding sequence TTGACGCTCTTCGCCGCCATGCTGCTGGCCGCGCTGCAAAGCACTGGCTGCGCCTATTACAAGTTTCAGTCGGCGCTCGAAAGCGTGCCGGCCGATGCCTTGGCCAACATGCCGCGCGAACTCGCCAAGACCAGCCTGCCCGACTACCGTATCGAACCGCCCGATGTGTTGATCATCGAGGCGATCAAGGTGGTTCCCAAGGCGCCATACCGCATCGAAACACTCGATGTCCTACAGGTGCAAGTGCTCGGCGCCCTGCCAGAGCAGCCCATCGCCGGCTCCTACCAGGTGCAGCCCGATGGCAACCTCGATCTCGGCCCGCCGTATGGCGCCGTGTATGTCGAGCGCCTGACAATTCAAGAAGCGGTCGACGCGGTTCAAAAACACCTCGATTCCATCCTGACCGAATCGGTCGTCTCCATCAGTTTGGTGCAATCGGGCGCACGGCAGCAGATCGAGGGCGAACACAATGTCGGTCCCGATGGCAAGGTGCAACTGGGCGTCTATGGCGCCGTTTTCATCACCGGCATGACTGTCGCCGAAGCCAAACTCGCGATCGAGGAGCATCTTTCCCAATTCCTCGAAAAGCCCCAGGTGTCGGTCGACATGTACGCCTACAACAGCATGGTGTACTACGTGGTGCAGCAAGGAGCCGGGCAAGGCGACTCGATCGATCGCTTTCCCGTCACCGGCAACGAGACCGTGCTCGACGCGCTCTCCAACATCAACGGCTTGTCCAATGTGTCGTCAAAACGCATCTGGGTCGCGCGCCCCGCGCCTCACGGAGTGGGGCACGAGCAAATGCTGCCGGTCGACTATTGCGCCATCGTCTCTGGCGCGGCGACAACGACCAACTATCAACTCATGCCCGGCGACCGCTTGTTCATCGCCGAAGATAAATTGCTAAGACTGAACAACGCCATTGCCAAACTCACGGCGCCTGGCGAGCAGGTGTTCGGATTCACCCTCCTCGGCGCCAACACCGTGCGAATGTTCAGCTTCTTCGGCGGTGGCAGCAATGCATTCCTCGGCGGTGGTGGATTCTTCTAA
- a CDS encoding glycosyltransferase — protein MPRILHLRTVTGRGGGPEKTLLNSQRFIASGYELRLAYIRPADDADYDMPERAAALGAPLVDIPERGAIDPRTVWRLVREIREFRPHVLHPHDYKTNILAVLLGGWFRLPVVTTMHGYVTLGGRLDWYYRLDRWALRRMRHVIAVSDDLAAAIADLKLPAERVTVIENGIDAEYFRPRAPRDEAKRRFGIPAERLVLGCVGRLFPEKGFDLLIEAVRRLVDRGYDAHLLVAGEGPERQRLAQRVAELQLGDRVDLVGHLADTIPFYEALDVFVLSSLREGLPNVLLEAMSMRLPVVATEVGGVPRLVRNGENGFLVKLPAPDELAAATMLLLDEAALRERFGAAGRECVETQYSFRTRMARVQAVYDQVLDGAPQGTGARLDGQTREAV, from the coding sequence GTGCCACGCATCTTGCATCTACGAACCGTGACTGGCCGTGGCGGCGGACCCGAAAAGACGCTGCTGAACAGTCAGCGCTTCATCGCCAGCGGCTACGAGTTGCGGCTGGCGTATATTCGCCCCGCCGACGATGCGGACTATGACATGCCGGAGCGGGCGGCGGCCTTGGGGGCGCCGCTGGTCGACATACCGGAGCGGGGAGCGATCGACCCGCGAACGGTCTGGCGGCTGGTGCGGGAGATTCGCGAGTTTCGGCCGCATGTGCTGCATCCGCATGACTACAAGACGAACATCCTGGCGGTGCTGTTGGGAGGCTGGTTTCGCTTGCCGGTTGTGACCACCATGCACGGGTATGTGACGCTTGGCGGGCGACTGGATTGGTACTATCGGCTCGATCGGTGGGCGCTGCGCCGCATGCGACACGTGATCGCGGTGAGCGACGATCTGGCGGCGGCGATCGCCGATCTGAAGTTGCCGGCGGAGCGGGTGACGGTGATCGAGAATGGGATCGACGCGGAGTACTTTCGACCGCGCGCGCCGCGCGACGAGGCCAAGCGAAGGTTTGGAATCCCCGCGGAACGCCTGGTGCTGGGTTGCGTGGGCCGCCTGTTTCCGGAAAAGGGCTTTGATCTGTTGATTGAGGCGGTGCGGCGATTGGTGGATCGGGGCTACGACGCCCATTTGCTGGTGGCGGGCGAGGGTCCAGAACGGCAGCGATTGGCGCAGCGCGTCGCCGAGCTTCAGTTGGGCGACCGAGTCGACCTGGTGGGGCATTTGGCCGACACGATTCCGTTTTACGAGGCGCTCGATGTGTTTGTGCTTTCGAGCTTGCGCGAGGGGTTGCCGAATGTGCTGCTCGAGGCGATGTCGATGCGATTGCCGGTGGTCGCCACGGAAGTTGGCGGGGTACCAAGGCTGGTGCGCAACGGAGAAAATGGTTTCTTGGTGAAATTGCCCGCGCCAGACGAGTTGGCTGCCGCTACGATGTTGCTATTGGACGAGGCCGCGCTGCGCGAGCGATTTGGCGCAGCGGGACGCGAATGCGTGGAAACGCAGTACAGTTTCCGCACGCGAATGGCGCGGGTGCAAGCGGTATACGACCAGGTGCTGGACGGCGCGCCACAGGGAACGGGCGCGCGCTTGGATGGACAAACTCGCGAGGCCGTGTGA
- a CDS encoding glycosyltransferase, which yields MTRGVAASRELLVFADDWGRHPSSCQHLVKRLQPHYRILWANTIGTRSPKADRFTLRRGVEKLNSWRHGLRQVADSMWVVDLPMLPKIGHPLARGASRQLVTWRLRQVFRQIDMSRPTVLTTLPFVQSLIRGLPRAGLVYYCTDDYSQWPGAEREALANMERETATAANLILAVSRPLEARLRSLARCEYFPHGVDCGHFALAQSATIAPAIAALPQPRIGFFGLIYEKLDFGLLSAVARANPEGSLCMIGRVDHCPESFRSISNVHFLEAQPYADLPEWLAGLDVLLLPYVDDEMIRQSCPLKLRECLASGKPTVSVSVAEVNRFVPHVRVGEDHEAFVAAVRQSLSESPDEGGARQAAVADDDWDKKAGQLRHQLDAIAAAAR from the coding sequence ATGACTCGGGGCGTCGCGGCATCTCGTGAGTTGCTCGTTTTCGCCGATGACTGGGGGCGGCACCCATCGAGTTGTCAACACCTGGTCAAGCGATTGCAGCCACACTATCGCATCTTGTGGGCCAACACGATCGGCACGCGCAGCCCTAAGGCGGATCGCTTCACCCTGCGGCGTGGTGTCGAGAAATTGAATAGTTGGCGACATGGGTTGCGGCAAGTGGCCGACTCGATGTGGGTAGTCGATTTGCCGATGTTGCCCAAGATTGGCCATCCGCTGGCGCGCGGCGCCAGCCGGCAACTGGTGACATGGCGTTTGCGGCAGGTCTTTCGTCAGATCGACATGAGTCGGCCGACCGTGTTGACGACGTTGCCATTTGTGCAATCGCTGATTCGCGGCCTGCCGCGCGCGGGGCTGGTGTACTATTGCACCGACGACTACAGCCAGTGGCCCGGCGCGGAGCGCGAAGCGCTGGCCAACATGGAACGAGAAACCGCCACGGCGGCGAATTTGATCCTGGCGGTGTCGCGGCCACTGGAAGCTCGATTGCGATCACTTGCGCGGTGCGAGTACTTTCCGCACGGTGTTGACTGCGGGCATTTTGCCTTGGCGCAAAGCGCGACGATCGCGCCTGCCATTGCGGCGCTACCGCAGCCACGCATCGGTTTTTTCGGTCTGATTTACGAAAAGCTCGATTTTGGGCTGCTGAGCGCCGTCGCGCGGGCGAATCCCGAAGGTAGTTTGTGCATGATCGGGCGGGTCGACCACTGCCCCGAGTCGTTTCGGTCGATTTCCAACGTACACTTCCTAGAGGCGCAGCCTTATGCTGACTTGCCCGAGTGGCTGGCAGGACTCGACGTGCTGCTGCTGCCGTACGTGGACGACGAGATGATCCGGCAAAGCTGCCCGCTCAAGCTGCGCGAGTGCCTGGCGTCTGGCAAGCCCACCGTGAGCGTGAGCGTGGCTGAAGTCAACCGATTTGTACCGCATGTCCGTGTCGGCGAAGATCACGAGGCGTTCGTGGCCGCGGTGCGGCAATCGTTGAGTGAGTCACCAGACGAGGGCGGCGCGCGACAGGCGGCGGTCGCCGACGACGATTGGGACAAGAAGGCCGGACAATTGCGTCATCAGTTGGACGCGATCGCGGCGGCCGCCCGGTAG
- a CDS encoding FemAB family PEP-CTERM system-associated protein: MRLTTIDEHVEPLVWDEYTRKHREGGVYLRASWDAVFAVYGLRLTRLAALREGQMVGALPLVWQKSWLFGRRLVSLPWFDTAGIVADDDEARDALLQGAMERAAQLGADVLELRQPQLVTGWPAPRGDKALFRLRLEADPAALWNRIGAKVRNQVRKGEKLGLTMQTGSAELVDEFYAIYSTNMRDLGSPPHSRRFFEQVVATFPAEARVHLARYQGAGVGAALTLDNGNRLEVPWASSLRKYNSYCVNHVMYWRLLEQACERGLTWFHFGRSSLDSGPYRFKKQWGAEILPLPWHPFQIRGVDRAQRTTRIDESYSLATRAWQRMPVSFCRLLGPWLIRKLP, translated from the coding sequence GTGCGCCTGACAACAATCGACGAGCATGTGGAGCCGTTGGTTTGGGACGAATACACGCGCAAGCATCGCGAAGGAGGTGTTTATCTCCGCGCGAGCTGGGACGCGGTATTTGCCGTGTATGGCCTACGGCTGACTCGGTTGGCCGCGCTGCGCGAGGGGCAAATGGTCGGAGCATTGCCGCTCGTTTGGCAGAAGAGCTGGCTATTCGGACGCCGGCTGGTGTCGCTGCCATGGTTTGATACGGCCGGCATCGTGGCCGACGACGATGAAGCTCGAGATGCGCTGTTGCAGGGGGCGATGGAACGCGCCGCCCAATTGGGGGCGGATGTATTGGAACTGCGGCAGCCGCAACTGGTGACTGGCTGGCCGGCGCCACGCGGCGACAAGGCGCTGTTTCGATTGCGGCTCGAGGCCGATCCGGCGGCGCTGTGGAATCGGATTGGGGCCAAGGTGCGCAATCAGGTTCGCAAGGGGGAGAAACTGGGACTGACGATGCAGACCGGCAGCGCTGAGCTGGTGGATGAGTTTTACGCCATCTATTCAACGAACATGCGCGATCTGGGAAGTCCGCCGCATAGTCGACGGTTCTTTGAGCAAGTGGTCGCGACTTTTCCGGCGGAAGCGCGCGTGCATCTGGCGCGCTATCAGGGCGCGGGGGTTGGCGCGGCGTTGACGTTGGACAACGGCAATCGGCTGGAGGTGCCGTGGGCATCTAGCCTGCGCAAATACAATAGCTACTGTGTGAATCATGTGATGTACTGGCGCCTATTGGAGCAGGCGTGCGAGCGAGGCCTTACGTGGTTTCATTTTGGGCGCAGTTCGCTCGACAGCGGGCCGTATCGCTTCAAGAAGCAGTGGGGCGCCGAGATATTGCCTTTGCCATGGCATCCCTTTCAGATTCGGGGTGTCGATCGGGCGCAACGGACGACGCGCATCGACGAATCGTACTCACTGGCGACGCGGGCATGGCAGCGCATGCCGGTGAGTTTTTGCCGCCTGCTTGGCCCGTGGCTGATCCGTAAGTTGCCGTGA